From Juglans regia cultivar Chandler chromosome 8, Walnut 2.0, whole genome shotgun sequence, the proteins below share one genomic window:
- the LOC109018037 gene encoding rust resistance kinase Lr10-like → MSKGFRPERLGEGGFGTVFKGRLRSGCLVAVKMLSQSKANGKDFINEVATIGRIHHENIVQLIGFCVHGSKRALIYEFMPNGSLNKHIFSSEANILNYEKTYDIALGVACGIGYLHQRCDMQILHFDIMLHSILLDENLRPKVSDFGLEKLYPVEYSIVPLTRARGAFGYMIPEILYKNIGGVSYKADVYSFGMLLMEMVSKRKNLNASKEHLSQIYFPA, encoded by the coding sequence atgagcaaAGGTTTTAGGCCGGAAAGATTGGGTGAAGGAGGATTTGGCACAGTATTTAAAGGAAGACTTCGAAGTGGATGTCTTGTAGCAGTAAAGATGTTAAGCCAATCTAAAGCAAATGGGAAAGATTTTATCAATGAAGTAGCAACCATTGGAAGGATCCATCATGAGAATATAGTGCAActcattggtttttgtgttcatGGTTCAAAGCGTGCCCTTATATATGAGTTCATGCCCAACGGATCtctaaacaaacacattttttcatcagaGGCAAATATCCTCAACTACGAGAAAACATATGATATTGCTTTAGGAGTGGCTTGTGGGATTGGGTATTTACATCAAAGATGTgacatgcaaattttacatttcgACATTATGCTTCACAGCATTCTTCTTGACGAGAATTTGAGAcccaaagtttcagattttggctTAGAAAAATTGTACCCTGTGGAATATAGTATTGTTCCTTTGACTCGTGCAAGAGGAGCGTTTGGATACATGATTCCTGAAatcctttacaaaaatattggagGCGTTTCATACAAAGCTGATGTCTATAGCTTTGGAATGTTGTTGATGGAAATGGTgagcaaaagaaagaacttgaaTGCATCTAAAGAACATTTAAGCCAAATTTACTTCCCCGCTTAG